In the genome of Dasypus novemcinctus isolate mDasNov1 chromosome 30, mDasNov1.1.hap2, whole genome shotgun sequence, one region contains:
- the LOC131272958 gene encoding vomeronasal type-2 receptor 116-like has translation MYPLIFIFLLLQLPLSAWRLTDPTCFHRMKPSVFKDGDLIIGGFFPLYTFLTNDGITQPTKEVYLQQFQTKNYQYVLALVFAIEEINRNPHLLPNITLGFDLYNSLHSEQRTLENPIIWQSGLGKDIPNYTCRKESKSVAALTGTTWAVSAQIATLLELYKIPQLAFGLYDPQLSDDGKRSSLYQMASKDTTLALAMVSVMLHFSWNWVGLVISEDNRGVKFLWDLRAEMDKNGVCAAFLEMIPVTERAYSSKDWQYHFQIRKSSVNVTVIYGDSDSLMGLSFWRWRLLVLGKVWVTTSQWDFTTSERNFLLDSLHGALIFSHHTADMLGFKTFIQTVKPSKYPEDFYLTKLWYISFNCLVSESDCNTLENCPPNASLELLPWWQFDKDMNEGSYNVYNAVYAVAQSLHEILLQRVEIQSVENGFGLVVYPWQLQPFLKNIQLNNPAGDPVYFDDERKLEASYDILNFWNFPEGFGLKVKVGQFDSAVPRDQQLSISEEVIEWATGFSETPKSVCSEKCSPGFRKTFQEGKAACCFLCTPCPENEISNETDMDECVKCADHEHANSERNHCLQKSVTFLAYGDPLGMALVCTALCFSFLTAVILGVFVKYRETPIVKANNRILSYILLISLKLCFLCSLLFIGRPNTAICILQQITFGIVFTVAVSTVLAKTITVVLAFKVTAPGRRMRQWLVSGAPNVVIPICSLIQMTLCGIWLGTSPPFVDKDAHSEPGYIIIECNKGSAIAFYCVLGYLGCLAFVSFIVAFLARNLPDTFNEAKFLTFSMLVFCSVWVTFLPVYHSTKGKVMAAVEIFSILASSAGLLGCIFAPKCYIIFLRPDRNTHHGLWNKTHSGGNKSS, from the exons ATGTAcccactgatttttattttcctgctccTTCAGCTTCCCCTCTCTGCGTGGCGATTAACTGATCCTACCTGCTTCCACAGAATGAAACCCAGTGTATTTAAGGATGGAGATCTGATTATAGGTggctttttccccctttatacatTTCTAACAAATGATGGGATCACCCAGCCTACAAAGGAAGTCTATTTACAGCA GTTTCAGACCAAGAACTACCAGTATGTTCTGGCCTTGGTTTTTGCTATTGAAGAGATCAACAGGAACCCCCATCTTTTACCCAACATTACTTTGGGATTTGATCTGTACAATTCACTACACAGTGAACAGAGGACATTGGAGAATCCCATCATATGGCAATCAGGGCTGGGCAAGGACATTCCTAATTACACCTGTAGGAAAGAGAGCAAGTCTGTAGCAGCCCTTACAGGAACAACATGGGCAGTTTCTGCCCAGATTGCGACACTGCTGGAACTCTACAAAATTCCACAG CTTGCTTTTGGCCTCTATGACCCACAACTGAGTGATGATGGCAAGCGGTCATCTCTTTATCAGATGGCCTCCAAGGACACAACTCTGGCCCTTGCAATGGTCTCAGTGATGCTCCATTTCAGCTGGAACTGGGTGGGACTAGTCATCTCAGAAGACAATAGAGGTGTGAAGTTTCTATGGGACTTGAGAGCAGAGATGGACAAAAATGGAGTCTGTGCAGCCTTCTTGGAAATGATCCCTGTCACTGAGAGGGCATATTCTTCAAAAGACTGGCAATATCATTTCCAGATCAGAAAATCATCAGTGAATGTGACTGTCATTTACGGTGACTCCGACTCCCTAATGGGATTGAGCTTTTGGAGATGGAGACTCTTAGTTTTAGGGAAAGTTTGGGTTACAACCTCACAGTGGGATTTTACCACCAGTGAGAGAAACTTTTTACTTGACTCACTCCATGGGGCCCTCATTTTTTCACACCACACTGCTGATATGCTTGGTTTCAAAACTTTCATCCAGACAGTTAAACCTTCAAAATACCCGGAAGATTTTTACCTCACTAAATTGTGGTACATCTCTTTTAATTGCTTGGTTTCTGAATCTGACTGTAACACTCTGGAGAATTGTCCTCCCAATGCCTCCTTGGAGTTGCTGCCTTGGTGGCAGTTTGACAAGGACATGAATGAAGGAAGTTATAATGTTTATAATGCAGTGTATGCTGTGGCTCAGAGCCTTCATGAAATTCTTCTTCAACGAGTAGAAATACAGTCAGTGGAAAATGGATTTGGACTGGTGGTTTACCCTTGGCAG CTTCAACCATTTCTAAAGAACATCCAACTTAACAATCCTGCTGGTGACCCAGTGTATTTTGATGATGAAAGGAAATTGGAAGCCAGTTATGACATTCTCaacttttggaattttccagaaggttttggaCTTAAAGTTAAAGTAGGACAATTTGACTCAGCTGTGCCACGAGATCAACAATTGTCTATATCTGAGGAGGTGATAGAATGGGCCACAGGATTTTCAGAG ACTCCCAAATCTGTATGCAGTGAGAAGTGTTCTCCTGGATTCAGGAAAACCTTTCAGGAGGGAAAGGCTGCCTGTTGTTTTCTTTGCACCCCCtgcccagagaatgagatttccaatgaGACAG ATATGGATGAGTGTGTGAAGTGTGCAGATCATGAGCATGCAAACAGTGAGAGAAATCACTGCCTCCAAAAATCTGTGACCTTCCTGGCTTATGGAGACCCTTTGGGGATggctctggtctgcacagctctttgcttctcttttctcactgctgttattcttggggtctttgtgaaatACCGAGAAACTCCCATAGTCAAGGCCAATAAcaggatcctcagctacatcctcCTCATCTCCCTCAAgctctgcttcctctgctcctTACTCTTCATTGGTCGCCcaaacacagccatctgcatcctccaacaaatcacatttggaattgtgtttactgtggctgtgtccactgttttggccaaaacaatcactgtggttctggcaTTCAAAGTCACTGCTccagggagaaggatgaggcagtggCTGGTTTCAGGGGCACCTAACGTTGTTATTCCCATTTGCTCCCTGATCCAGATGACACTCTGTGGCATCTGGCtgggaacctctcccccatttgttgataaagatgcacactctGAGCCTGGTTATATCATCATCGAGTGCAATAAGGGCTCAGCCattgccttctactgtgtcctgggatacctgggctgccTGGCTTTTGTGAGCTTCATTGTAGCTTTCCtggccaggaacctgcctgacacctttaatgaagccaagttcttgaccttcagcatgttggtgttctgcagtgtttgggtcactttcctccctgtctaccacagcaccaaggggaaggtcatggcagctgtggagatcttctccatcttggcctccagtgctggattactaggctgcatctttgccccaaagtgctatattattttcttaaggccagataggaacactcaccatgggTTATGGAATAAAACACATTCTGGGGGAAATAAGTCTTCTTAA